In the genome of bacterium, one region contains:
- the ribA gene encoding GTP cyclohydrolase II: MRFSPLEQVIATFREGGMVVICDDAERENEGDLAIAAECITPEKYSFMMRQGRGLVCTSIDPEIGRKLQLPLQIINNNSAFGTPFAPSVSLRSLGAEHSPVSARVQTVHRMIADDATPDEFASPGSVYPLLANPAGVVGRDGQTEGSYDLARLAGLKPAALICEVLREDGTMMRGAELEEFALHHSLPITSVAEIFDYRVNHELLLREEFQGDVQTRWGEWKARIFYDDVTQKEHLALIYGDIRTGEPILTRVHSECLTGDVFGSVRCDCGPQLDFACDKIKEAGAGILLYLRQEGRGIGLSNKLKAYELQDRGRDTVEANVELGFEADERDYRVAVKILRILGISRLSLMTNNPDKIEVLRSSGVEIASREPIEVPVSKFAASYMETKKTKLGHLLT; this comes from the coding sequence ATTCGATTTAGTCCGTTGGAGCAGGTAATCGCAACATTTCGCGAAGGTGGAATGGTGGTTATTTGTGATGATGCGGAGCGCGAGAATGAGGGGGATCTTGCGATAGCAGCCGAATGTATTACTCCAGAGAAGTATAGCTTTATGATGCGGCAGGGGCGTGGTCTTGTCTGTACGAGCATTGACCCTGAGATTGGGCGAAAATTACAGCTGCCTCTACAGATTATCAATAACAACTCGGCTTTTGGAACCCCTTTTGCGCCTTCAGTTAGCTTGCGGTCACTCGGAGCAGAGCATTCTCCTGTGAGTGCTCGTGTCCAGACCGTACACCGTATGATTGCAGATGATGCAACGCCAGATGAGTTCGCATCACCAGGATCGGTATATCCATTGTTGGCAAATCCAGCCGGTGTAGTGGGAAGAGATGGTCAGACAGAGGGTTCGTACGATCTGGCTCGACTGGCAGGCTTAAAGCCTGCAGCGTTAATCTGTGAAGTTCTCAGAGAAGACGGCACTATGATGCGCGGAGCAGAGCTTGAAGAGTTTGCTTTACATCATAGCTTGCCGATCACGTCGGTAGCAGAAATTTTTGATTATCGGGTAAACCATGAGTTGCTCCTCCGGGAGGAATTCCAGGGGGACGTTCAAACTCGTTGGGGAGAATGGAAGGCAAGAATTTTTTATGATGACGTGACGCAGAAAGAACATCTTGCGCTTATATACGGAGACATTCGCACTGGAGAGCCTATACTCACAAGAGTCCACTCTGAGTGTTTAACTGGTGATGTATTTGGAAGTGTTCGGTGTGACTGTGGTCCTCAGTTAGATTTTGCCTGTGATAAGATTAAAGAAGCAGGTGCTGGAATCCTTCTGTACTTGCGGCAGGAGGGGCGTGGTATTGGTTTGTCTAATAAACTTAAAGCGTACGAACTGCAGGATAGGGGGCGAGATACTGTTGAAGCGAATGTTGAGCTCGGTTTTGAGGCTGACGAACGAGATTACAGAGTTGCGGTGAAGATATTGAGAATATTGGGCATCTCTCGATTGTCGCTCATGACGAATAATCCAGATAAAATAGAGGTCCTCCGCTCTTCGGGAGTAGAAATAGCATCAAGAGAGCCTATTGAGGTTCCTGTTAGCAAGTTTGCAGCAAGCTATATGGAGACAAAAAAGACGAAACTCGGCCACCTTCTTACATAA
- a CDS encoding CBS domain-containing protein, giving the protein MTISELEGLLVLRDLGRLLAEDGGGHAGARAMVGSSFARASLSLPGINGARAYPKKSADSGMRGSLISEEALGLLDQPCEKIIHLLAPTGFAIFSPDSELQEALHLMADENQEYALVRENQDSIAGIFSVSRAKRHLRVIRGGTRTTSQGVERIYSYMSRKFGVESSSATLGELIERLVIGRIHSVILVNAKGVPQAVVGPRDILDLIPKVKAPLEVIRGYAKGDSFLT; this is encoded by the coding sequence ATGACTATCTCAGAGTTAGAAGGCTTACTTGTACTTCGTGACCTCGGAAGACTCTTAGCCGAGGATGGAGGAGGTCATGCCGGAGCGCGTGCCATGGTAGGGTCGAGTTTCGCGAGAGCCTCCCTTTCTTTGCCTGGGATAAACGGAGCCCGGGCGTATCCGAAGAAGTCAGCTGACAGTGGCATGCGAGGTTCGCTGATATCAGAAGAGGCGTTAGGGCTCCTTGATCAGCCCTGTGAGAAAATCATACATCTGTTAGCGCCAACGGGTTTTGCTATTTTTTCTCCTGATTCCGAGCTCCAAGAAGCTCTCCATCTGATGGCGGATGAAAACCAAGAGTATGCTCTCGTGCGCGAGAATCAAGATTCGATAGCAGGAATTTTTTCTGTTTCCAGGGCAAAGAGGCACCTCAGAGTGATTCGAGGCGGCACGAGGACTACTTCTCAAGGGGTTGAACGAATTTATAGCTATATGTCCAGAAAATTTGGAGTTGAGTCGTCGTCCGCAACTCTCGGAGAACTCATAGAGCGTTTAGTCATTGGGAGGATTCATTCGGTTATTCTTGTCAATGCAAAGGGGGTTCCACAGGCCGTCGTTGGTCCTCGTGATATTCTTGATCTCATTCCAAAGGTAAAAGCTCCCCTCGAGGTAATCCGAGGCTATGCGAAGGGAGATAGTTTCCTTACGTGA
- a CDS encoding potassium channel protein → MSDKKLLHSELWYLVAAVLSVICTGSLGYMLIEGWSLFDSVYMTIITLSTVGYTEIHPLTPSGRTFTMVLIIGGVGVVGYVLSKMVSDLFEQQLNSTRRHTRMLEKMRTLRGHSIFCGFGRLAQVAVRELLNHEQDVVIIDLSEVRIAEAKQLGAYTLHADATNDDVLQQAGAEHARQIVSLLPTDADNLYAILAAKEFNENLQAITRAEFPAGEKRLRQAGANRVISPYTIGGQRLADSLLRPHVLNFLDLTASGSDSELVIEELRIPDNSDLIGKTLGQTRLREHEGIIIAALITQDGKTIFNPSEHERIEQDAVLISLGETSHLKTFERYIIGGS, encoded by the coding sequence ATGTCAGACAAAAAATTACTCCATTCGGAACTCTGGTATCTGGTTGCTGCAGTTCTATCCGTCATTTGCACAGGTAGCCTTGGATATATGCTTATTGAAGGCTGGTCCCTATTCGATAGCGTCTACATGACCATCATTACTCTCTCTACTGTTGGCTACACAGAGATTCATCCACTGACCCCCTCTGGACGAACGTTTACCATGGTGCTTATCATTGGAGGTGTTGGCGTGGTTGGTTACGTACTCTCAAAGATGGTAAGCGACCTCTTTGAGCAACAACTCAACAGCACAAGGAGGCACACTCGAATGCTCGAAAAGATGCGCACACTAAGAGGACACTCTATCTTCTGCGGGTTTGGTCGATTGGCTCAGGTAGCCGTACGAGAGCTTTTGAATCATGAGCAAGATGTCGTAATTATCGATCTCAGCGAGGTGCGAATAGCGGAGGCAAAACAGCTCGGCGCTTATACGTTACACGCAGATGCAACAAATGATGACGTGCTTCAACAAGCAGGTGCTGAGCATGCGAGACAAATTGTAAGTCTCTTACCGACTGATGCTGACAATCTCTACGCTATTCTTGCTGCAAAGGAGTTTAATGAAAACTTGCAGGCCATTACGCGAGCTGAGTTTCCTGCAGGAGAAAAACGGCTCCGTCAAGCAGGGGCAAATCGGGTGATCTCTCCATACACCATTGGGGGACAGAGGCTCGCTGACAGCCTTCTGCGACCGCATGTGCTGAATTTTCTCGATCTTACCGCCTCTGGTTCAGATTCAGAACTTGTCATCGAAGAACTCCGCATCCCAGATAATTCAGATTTGATTGGGAAAACACTCGGCCAAACACGTCTCAGGGAACACGAAGGCATTATCATAGCTGCCCTCATCACCCAGGATGGAAAAACAATTTTCAACCCCTCCGAACATGAGCGCATTGAGCAGGACGCTGTCCTGATTAGCCTCGGCGAAACAAGTCATCTTAAGACCTTTGAGCGGTACATCATTGGGGGCTCATGA